TGTCGCTCGGATGTGGTGGCCATGAACATGTCCATCGCCGCCACGGTGGCGTAATCGCCCAGGATGACGGTCAGGGTGTTGGCGAACACGGATTTGCCGTTGGCGCCGGTGCCATAGAGAAAGAACAGCGCATGCTCGCTGGTGACACCGGTGAGGCAGTAACCTGCCACGCGCTGAAGGTAGGCTTGAAGCTCACGATCGCCGCCGGTGACCGTAACCAGGAACTGCCGCCAGGTTGGGCAATCGCCCTCTGGTGTCGCCAGGGTGATCTTGGTCATGGCGAGTGCTCGATCATGCGGCATGATGTTGCCGGTATGCAGGTCGACCACACCCTGCGGGGTATTCAGCAGCCAGGGATCGCGGTCCCATATTTCTGCAGTGGCGGCATGGGAGCGGTCGGCCCGGGCCAAGCGTTCGACCGCCGCCACGGTTGCTGCCGATGACAGTTTGGCTCTCAGCTTGGCCGTGCGGCAGGCCGAGGCCGCTTCCCGGCAGATCAGGCGGGCCAGATCATAGGCCAGAAGGGTGCTTTCCTTCTCCCAACGCTTGGCGGTCCAGCACAGCCATTGCCCCCAGGCGGCCACATAGCGCCAATCCTCGGCATGGATTTGCGTGAAGGAGGCGGCCAGAGCGTCCTCGGTGAAGGCGACCGGAACGGGGTCCTGGTCGTCATCGGCAAGGGGATCATCACCTTCCTGATTATCATTTTCCTGTACGCTGACATGCTGTTGATCGCGTTGCCACAAACGCTCGGCCTCTTGCTTGAGGCGATCCAGCGCCCAGGGCGGATCGATCCTGGCCTCGTTGTAGGCGACGATCTCGTCCCAGGACTGGGCCGGGGTGACGTGCCCCTCGCGGCAACGGCGGATCCAATAGCCGATCACCCTTGAGAGTGCTTCGAAGCGGGTGGCGCCATCGATGCCACCCTCCCGAACCTGCTGGCCAAACAATTCCGTAACCGTGCCTTTGCCCGTCCCCGCATCGTTGAAATCCAGCCAGGAGGCCCCTTCGCCTTCAAGCGGCGGCATGGCCATGACCGCCTCGGCCAATTCACCGAGATCGTATTCGGAGGTGCTTGTGCTAAGAATCTCGACCAGTCTGCGGTCCCTCTTGGCGTGGATCGAGCCTGCGACGCGGATCGGCTGATGTGCTGAGCGGAACGAGGTGTCGCCACCGACCTTGGTGGCGATGATGTGACGCAGCCTGCAAACGGTGGCGATGTCACCGCCCTCGGCGGGTTCCGTCAGCCGCCAATAAAGATGCAGATTGCGCTGCCCCTCGTCCGTGATTCCCCCGGAGGCAACTTCGAGCGTGGCTGGGCCGAGATGGCGGATCAGATGGTCACGCTTGGCCGCGATGTCGCCATGGTCGAGATCGACCAGAACCACCTGGGTTTGCGCGACATCCTCGGCCTTCGCCTTTCCAGGTGCTGCTACCGTACCGGGGACCACGAAAAGGGCCATGCCGCCATTGGCCGCCCAGGCCGCCTGGCGGGACAGTTTGGATGCCAGATCGGCGTCGGCTTCAATAAAGGGCATATGGGACGGCTGCGATTCCTCCGCTCCCTTTTCGGGCAAGGCCCGCACCGGAACCCAGCCGTCGCAATAGCCGAACACCGCCTCGACATAGATGGCGATCATTTTGGGATCGGGAGCCGGTCCATCCGTCATGGGTAGGGGATTCTGTACTGTCATGCCCAGCACCTCGTCTTCCAGGGACAGAAACGGCATTCAAAGAATTCGGGATCCAAGGTCATGCGGGGCAGAAGTTCGCCCGCATCGGTGGCCTCAAGGATGCGCACCGCCCGGTCGCTGGTCCGCTGCGCAAGCTCGCCGTCGAACGGCACCAGTTCGTGATAAAGCTCGGCCGTGTCCTTGTTGATGGCGGTGAACAGGGCCGAATTGGACGAGATGCCCGGCACCAGACCTTCCATGTAGGCCTGATAAAGAGCTATCTGGGCGGCATAGACCGGCTTGGAAACAGCAACGCCCTTGGCGACGGTCTCACGCCAGTTCTTGGCGTTCATGGTCTTGCATTCCCAAAGTGCTGGAACGCCAAGAGCTATCTCAGGCGGCGCTGTCCCGATGATGCCGTCGACATGACCCCGGATGCGCCCGCCAGCGACCGAGAAGCCGAACTGCTCGCCATCAGGACGATTGCCCTTGCGGGTGAAGAGATCAAGGCCGGCGCCCCGCAGCCAGCGGACGGCCAAGTCTTCCAGTACATGGCCGATGGCGAAGATGCGCAGCGTCTGGCCATTGAAATCGGCGCCATCGTCCTTGGAGGCACCTGCGAATTCGAATTGGAGCGCGCGCTCGCAAGCGTGGCCAAGACGCGAGGCACCCAGATAGGTCCGGGGCGGCACATTCGCCCGTTCGGCGACCAGGCCCTTGTCAATGGCAACGTTGACGGTTTCGGTGAAACTAGGGCGATGATTGAAATCCAGCATCAGAAGGGGATCTCCTGTTCAACGGTCTTTGCCATGTCGCGCATGGCTTCCTGAAAGCCGCCGACGGCAGCTTCGATCAAGGTCCGCACCTGGGCTTCGGAAAGATCGATCAGGCGGGTCTGCCAGCCGATCTCTTCCATGATTTCTGCTAGGGGCTTCATGGCGGCGCGGATGGCGTCACGTTCCTGCTGGGTCAGGTCAACCATGCCAGGACGCTCCCGCGCCAATCGCGTCCAGAAGCCTTGGCAACTCATGGAGCAGAACCAGACCGATGGCCGGGGCCGATTCGAGTGAGCCGGATCGAACCAGCCAAAACCACGAGTTGGCCGCCAGCAGACGGCGCAGAGCGTTCCACGCGGATGCCACATGCAAAGACGAAAGCTGGAGGGCATGAATGATTTCCATTAAGCGGCCCTCCTTGCCTCGTCCCCGTTGGCCCCAAACACCAGGGAGCGGATCGCCTGGCGATTGAACCTGAAGGCCAACAAAGCTGAGGCCTGATAGCGGGTCAGGCCGAGGTCATTGCTATATTCTGTCGGAAGCAGGGCAAGCTGCCTGTCGGAGGGAGGCTGGCTCAGCCAGCGTTTCGTCTTGTGAGCGCTTTCGTCCGTCTCGTTCTGGTTCAGCCAGTCGTCGGCGGCGGCCAGACAGACCGTGCGCTCGCCGATGGCCAGAAGATACGGATTCTGCCGGTTGAGACCGCCAACGCCGTACCAGCGGCCATTCAGGAAGAAGATGCCGCTCCAGGCGTTGAACCCGCTGGCCACCAATGCCGCGTCGTCGCCGAAAAGATCGCACCAGCGAAAACTGGAGCGTTTCAACAAATCGATTTCGGTCATGACGAAATCGCCAATCGGCGTTCCTGCGACAGCGGCGGATCGTTCCCAGACATGGCCGCAGAGGGGGCATTCGGTCACGCCCAGTGGAACGATGGCCCCGCATTCCGGGCATTCCTTGGTTGGCGCGTCTCCTGTGCCGTCGCTTCCTGCCAGATAGATGTCCTGCTCAAGCGAGCCATGCAGAAGGCTCGACGTGCCGAAATCCAGCACGATGCAATCCGTCTTGATGATCCCGGGATGCTCTTCGGGGCTTACGGTGCGCAAGCCGCGGCCAACCATCTGGATCATGGTGCTCTTGAAGGAACTGGGGCGCAGCAGCACCACGCAGCTGGTGGGGGGATGGTCCCAGCCCTCGGTCAGCACGGCGACATTGACGACCACCCTGGCTTTGCCGCAGGCATAGTCGGCAAGGGCAGAGCGCCTCTCACCTTCGCTCGTCTCGCCGGTCACCATTACGGTGTTCACACCCGCATCCCGGAAAGCGGCTGTGACGCTGCGGGCGTGTTCGACGGTGGAGCAAAACACCACGGTCTGACGGTTGGCGGCCTTTTCCAGCCAGTGCCGGGTGACCGCCCCATTGACCGGTACGGTATTCATCACCTTTGAAACCTCGGCCATGTCGAAGTCGTCGCCCGAGCACTTGACCTTGGCCAAATCCTCCTGGACGCCGACATCGATGACGAATGTCCGAGGCGGCACCAGATGCCCCGAAGCGACCAGTTCGCCGATCCGGATCTGGTCGGCAACGTTGGAGAAGACCGGTCGCAATCCCCTCCGGTCCCCCCGGTTGGGGGTTGCCGTCACCCCAAAGATGGCGCACATGGGGTTGAGATGCAGAGCCCGGTCAATGATCCGCCGGTAACTGTCGGCGGCGGCATGGTGCGCTTCGTCGATCACCAGCAGATCAAGGACCGGCATGGCGGCAAGATTGGATTGCCGCGCCAAGGTCGGCACCATGGCGAAGGTGACCTGCCCCTGCCAGGATTTTTCCCCTGCATCCACCACCGAGGTGGTGAGCGCCGGATTGACCTTGAGAAACTTGCTGCGGTTCTGCTCGGTCAGTTCGTCGCGATGGGCGAGCACGCAGGCCTTGGCGCGGGTGTCGCCGATCATGTCGCCGGTGACGGCAGACAGCATGATTGTCTTGCCGGCCCCGGTCGGGGCGACGCCCAGAGTGTTCCGGTGTTCGTCAAGCGCTTGGATGCTGCGCTCGACGAACAGACGCTGGCGGGGGCGCAAGATCATCGCCGTCTCCGATCACTGCGCCCAAGAGGGACGGGCGGCGCTGCCGGCGGGCGGCGGACGATATGCTGTTGCTGACGACGGAGCCGAAACCGTCCCCATCAGCGCCGCATAGTCCTTGTGGTCAGGCGTGATGGCTGCGCGAATCTCGTTCTTGTCCTCGCCGTTGGCATCTTTGCCGATGTCGATCCTGGCCGCGAACTCAATCCCGTCGAGGTCGGCAAGGCCGCTGATCCGTCGCGCCGTCTGGGCCTGGGGCGACGTGTCCTTGTCGGACAGGCCCTTCGCGGAATTGAGCATGCCGCGCACGAAGGCCCGGCCCATGTTGCCCCAGTCCGGCCCCTTGGGGCTGTAAAGGCCGATCAGGGTGAAAATCTTGCGCCGGGCGAATGGGCCTTCCAGCACCGTGAATTCACCGCTGATATAGACGGCGCCGGTGTTGCCGCGCGTGGCGTAGCCGCCCGTCCATCCCTGGGTCGGGTCGTCATAGCCGCCAGGACGGATGGTGAGTCTGACCTTGGCGAGGGTGTTCTTGGGAATCAAATTGGCGACCTGCTTGGCGTCGTTGAAATCGTTCCATGAAGCTGACATGTCTTCTGCTCCTTGCATCAGGATTGGGATTGATCGGGATTGGCGGGGGACTGAGCCTCCTGCCCGGGCGAGGACGGCCGGCCAAACTCCAGCCTTTCGGTGGCGGGCCGGACCGGGCCGCGGATTTTTTCCATCAGGCGGCCGAGATGAGGTTCCTCGATCAAATCGAGGCGACCGCTGCGGTCCTTTGCCGGATAGCCCCATTGGTTCAGGGTCTGGCAGACGAAGGCCCGATGAAGTTTGCCTTCTTCATCCTTGATCTCGGTCATGGTGATGACCTGATCGACGATGCCGGGCAGCTCCAAGCCGGTCTTGGCGCCGTCGATTTGCGGCACGAAGATCTTGCGGTTGAAGTCGTCGAGCTTCTCGTCAAGCACGCCAACGAAGATGACGTTCTTGCCGCGCGTATGCTGAAGATGGGTCAGCCAGGCGATCATCTCGCGGCCCAGAAGCCCATAGGCACCTCGAATATCCGGTTTGCCGGTTTTCTCGGAGAATGCGTCCGGCTGCCCACGACACCATTGGAAGCAAAGCCGCGCGGCGACGGTGATCGAATCGACGAAGATCGTGTCGTAGCGGTCAAGAGCCGTTGGATCGCCGAAACGCGCGCAGACATCGTCATGATGGGCCTGGCTGTAAGGCTGTTCGTCGCGGAGCGCCGGATTGGGGCCGCCGATGAACACGGCGAAGTCACGGCATTCCTGCCAGGTCCGGGGCCGGATGGTGTCGCCCGGCCAACCCTCGATGGCGAGATCGCCCGCCTCAAGATCCATAAACAACGTCGAAGTCGGCGACTTGCTGTCGGCCAGCGCGGTGCTCGACATCAGCGTCCACAGCAGACTTGTCTTGCCGATCCCTGGCTTTCCGAAAATGCAGGCTTTGACGCCGCGGGGTTCCGCCAGACGTTGATCG
The Alphaproteobacteria bacterium genome window above contains:
- a CDS encoding DEAD/DEAH box helicase, with the protein product MILRPRQRLFVERSIQALDEHRNTLGVAPTGAGKTIMLSAVTGDMIGDTRAKACVLAHRDELTEQNRSKFLKVNPALTTSVVDAGEKSWQGQVTFAMVPTLARQSNLAAMPVLDLLVIDEAHHAAADSYRRIIDRALHLNPMCAIFGVTATPNRGDRRGLRPVFSNVADQIRIGELVASGHLVPPRTFVIDVGVQEDLAKVKCSGDDFDMAEVSKVMNTVPVNGAVTRHWLEKAANRQTVVFCSTVEHARSVTAAFRDAGVNTVMVTGETSEGERRSALADYACGKARVVVNVAVLTEGWDHPPTSCVVLLRPSSFKSTMIQMVGRGLRTVSPEEHPGIIKTDCIVLDFGTSSLLHGSLEQDIYLAGSDGTGDAPTKECPECGAIVPLGVTECPLCGHVWERSAAVAGTPIGDFVMTEIDLLKRSSFRWCDLFGDDAALVASGFNAWSGIFFLNGRWYGVGGLNRQNPYLLAIGERTVCLAAADDWLNQNETDESAHKTKRWLSQPPSDRQLALLPTEYSNDLGLTRYQASALLAFRFNRQAIRSLVFGANGDEARRAA
- a CDS encoding ATP-binding protein, which translates into the protein MSLRIITADQRLAEPRGVKACIFGKPGIGKTSLLWTLMSSTALADSKSPTSTLFMDLEAGDLAIEGWPGDTIRPRTWQECRDFAVFIGGPNPALRDEQPYSQAHHDDVCARFGDPTALDRYDTIFVDSITVAARLCFQWCRGQPDAFSEKTGKPDIRGAYGLLGREMIAWLTHLQHTRGKNVIFVGVLDEKLDDFNRKIFVPQIDGAKTGLELPGIVDQVITMTEIKDEEGKLHRAFVCQTLNQWGYPAKDRSGRLDLIEEPHLGRLMEKIRGPVRPATERLEFGRPSSPGQEAQSPANPDQSQS